The DNA region CAGCGCCTTGAGCTCCACGTTCACCGCGAGGTTGCTGTTCCCGAAATCGTTTCGCAGCAGCCGCGCCGCGCCGGCGGCGTCGATCAGCAGTAGATCCTGGTCGCCATCGGCATCGACGTCCGAGACCGCGAGCGCGGATGCCCCGGCCGCCCGCACAGCGGCCGGAACCAAAGCGGACCTGTCGAGGAGCCTGCCCGTGCCGTCGTTCCGAAAGAGAAACACCCCAGGAGCACCCTTGCCACGCCCGATCGGCACGCCCACCACGACGAGGTCGAGCCAGCCATCGTTGTCATAATCCACGAACGTCGCCGCCGATCCGGCCGCTGAGCGGGGCGCCTGCATTGCTGCATTCGAGCGGCGGTCGCGAGTGAAGGTTCCGTTGCCTCTGTTGAGCCAGAGCGCCGGTTCGCCGCCATCCGTGCGGACGACGAAGAGATCGAGGAAACCGTCGTTGTTATAATCCCCCGCCGCGGCGGCCCCCGATCCGCCGCCACTTTCCAGCCCACTCGTCGCGGTCACGTCGCCGAAACGTTGTACGCCGCCATTGCGCAGGAGAGCGTCGCTGCCATGCTCGTTCGTGACGAAGATGTCGATGCGTCCGTCGCCGTCGAAGTCGCCGAAGACGGCGTCGCGCGCATCGCCGCCGGCCAGACCGAAGCTTGCCGTCGCCTCGGTGAAGGTCCCGTCGAGATTGTTGCGGTACACGGCGCGCTGACCGTTTGCGATGAGAAGAATATCCAGGTCTCCGTCGTGATCGAGGTCGACGAAGAGTGCCTTGCGCGCTCCCCGGACACCGGCAACTCCGGCTTTCGCCGCCAGCTCCACAAACGTCCCGTCGCCGCGGTTGCGGAACAGGTAGCCGCGTCCCTCGCCACCGATGACGAAGAGGTCCAGCCAGCCATCGTTGTCGTAGTCCGCGAAGGTGGCGTACGCGGCACCCTGAGAGAGGGAGATGCCTGAGCGCCCGGTAACGTCTCGGAGGAATCCTCCCTGAACACGATAGAGACGCGCGACGGACCTCCGCAGCGCCGGCGACCACGTCGAGACGAAGAGGTCATCCGTGCCGTCGCCGTCCACGTCGCCAACGGCGAGGGTCGTGGATCCGTCCTGCCGTTGCGGCGCGGCGGCAGTGCCGGTACCGGTTACCGTGCCGGCGAGACCCGCCTCGATCGTCGCGTCGGTGAATTTCGCCAGGTCGACTGTCGCGCGGTCCCGTATCCCGCCGCGCGAAAAGAAGCCCTGCGGCGCAAAGGTCAGAACAGGACGTCCGGCGATCGGACCGTTAGTCCATTTCACGTCCTCGAGCGACGCCTGATACGGCGCCGTGACCTCCATGAAACCGAGGAAGCGGTCGAGGGTCGTCCGCGATTCCGCGAGCTTTCCCGCGCGCAGTAGCTGAATCGTGCTGTCGAGATACGTTCGTGCCTCCCTCGGAGGCTCCGGGGGTATCCGCCGCACCTCCTCAAGGTGGCGAACGACGCTGTCGGCTTCGCCCCGCCGCGCGAGCGCATTCACGAGCTTCAGTCGCGCCACTAGATTCGCCGGCGCCAGCGCGAGCACGTCCCGCAGTCGGTCTTCGTACCTGCCGGCCGACGCTCTGTCGCTTTGCTGCGCCTCGAGCTCGGCGAGCGCATACAGCACGTGAGCATTGCCGGCAGTGTCGCGTCGAAGCCCCTCAAGCATTGCGCGCGCGTCAGATGGACGTCCCGTCAGCGAGTAGACCCTGGCGAGCGCGAGACCGACCTCGACGCCGGCCGGATCCAGTTTGCGGGCACGCCGCAACTGCTTCTCCGCCTCGGCGTAGCGGCCGGCTTGCAGAAAGGTGAGTCCGAGGTAGGCGTACCCCGCGGGATCGTCCGGCGCGAGCTCGATGAGCCTCTTGAACGTGGAATCAGCCTGCGACAATTGGTTTCGCTGGAGATAGCTGAGTCCCAACGTGCGAGTGATGTAGAGCTCTTCCACGGACACGCGCT from Gemmatimonadaceae bacterium includes:
- a CDS encoding FG-GAP-like repeat-containing protein, whose amino-acid sequence is MEELYITRTLGLSYLQRNQLSQADSTFKRLIELAPDDPAGYAYLGLTFLQAGRYAEAEKQLRRARKLDPAGVEVGLALARVYSLTGRPSDARAMLEGLRRDTAGNAHVLYALAELEAQQSDRASAGRYEDRLRDVLALAPANLVARLKLVNALARRGEADSVVRHLEEVRRIPPEPPREARTYLDSTIQLLRAGKLAESRTTLDRFLGFMEVTAPYQASLEDVKWTNGPIAGRPVLTFAPQGFFSRGGIRDRATVDLAKFTDATIEAGLAGTVTGTGTAAAPQRQDGSTTLAVGDVDGDGTDDLFVSTWSPALRRSVARLYRVQGGFLRDVTGRSGISLSQGAAYATFADYDNDGWLDLFVIGGEGRGYLFRNRGDGTFVELAAKAGVAGVRGARKALFVDLDHDGDLDILLIANGQRAVYRNNLDGTFTEATASFGLAGGDARDAVFGDFDGDGRIDIFVTNEHGSDALLRNGGVQRFGDVTATSGLESGGGSGAAAAGDYNNDGFLDLFVVRTDGGEPALWLNRGNGTFTRDRRSNAAMQAPRSAAGSAATFVDYDNDGWLDLVVVGVPIGRGKGAPGVFLFRNDGTGRLLDRSALVPAAVRAAGASALAVSDVDADGDQDLLLIDAAGAARLLRNDFGNSNLAVNVELKALRTGSGKNNAFGIGARLELRAGGIYQTRVATGRTTHFGLGPHLKADVLRVEWPNGVPQTVYFPGSDQDVVESEMLKGSCPSVYAWDGKRFRFVTDAMWRSALGMPLGIMSGMTNALAPAGASQEYFRIPGDALAPRDGRYILQLTDELWETAYADEIKLLAVDHPDSVDVFVDERFVPPGPVSLRLFQIGRRYLPLSATDERGHDVLPALRERDDVYVSNLTPTRYQGVVESHDLILDLGHAAGDAGTFLFLRGWIYPTDASINVALSQQSSIKVVAPSIEVRDAKGRWRTAIANISFPSGKDKTIVVDLAGKFPTADHHVRIRTTMQIYWDEAFVARNLANSSVRITTLAPVAADLHFRGFSRMYRKGGRYGPYWLAYDEVTTESPWRPIEGAFTRFGDVLPLLRNPDDMYVIMAPGDEATIQFDASSGSSLPPGWKRDFLLYTDGWLKDSDLNTAFGTTVAPLPFHQIESYPYAAAEKYPTDAAHQNYLRQYNTRHVGRR